From the Arcobacter sp. CECT 8986 genome, one window contains:
- a CDS encoding DMT family transporter, with the protein MNKIKILLKNYENNSSYLLLIGLLSALFFSATFVINRAISLEGGHWYWTASLRFFYTIIFLSIGLIFFKGFNYFKIVIKDYISKFWFYTICGTFGFGFFYSMLCYASDFAPGWIVATTWQLTIIASLIVLVFFKKRVSKMTWVFTIIVFIGVTIVNLAHFSFTNLNFLLLGFIPVLIAAFSYPLGNQLMWEEKIRRKQNGYSNDILNNSFVKVFLITLGSFPFWVILYFITLPPMPSNGQLISVAMVSLLSGVIATSLFLYARSIANSSSKLVVVDATQSGEVFFALVAEIIFLSAPMPTTLSFIGIFLTIFGLILLVKFGK; encoded by the coding sequence TTGAACAAAATTAAAATATTACTAAAAAATTATGAAAATAACTCATCATATCTTCTGTTAATAGGTCTTTTATCAGCACTATTCTTTAGTGCAACCTTTGTTATAAATAGAGCAATATCTTTAGAGGGTGGACATTGGTATTGGACTGCTTCTTTAAGATTTTTTTATACGATTATTTTTTTGTCAATAGGACTTATATTCTTTAAAGGATTTAACTATTTTAAAATAGTAATTAAAGATTATATATCAAAGTTTTGGTTTTATACTATTTGTGGTACTTTTGGTTTTGGATTTTTTTATTCAATGTTATGTTATGCATCTGATTTTGCACCTGGATGGATTGTAGCAACTACTTGGCAATTAACTATTATAGCTTCACTTATTGTTCTTGTTTTTTTTAAAAAAAGAGTATCAAAAATGACTTGGGTATTTACTATTATAGTTTTTATAGGTGTTACAATTGTTAATTTAGCACACTTTAGTTTTACAAACTTAAATTTTTTACTTTTAGGCTTTATTCCTGTACTAATTGCAGCTTTTTCTTATCCTTTGGGTAATCAACTTATGTGGGAAGAAAAAATAAGAAGAAAACAGAATGGTTATTCAAATGATATTTTAAATAACTCATTTGTTAAGGTATTTTTGATAACTTTAGGTTCTTTTCCATTTTGGGTGATTTTATATTTTATTACACTTCCACCAATGCCTTCAAATGGACAGTTAATTAGTGTAGCAATGGTCTCTTTACTTTCAGGAGTTATAGCAACTTCACTTTTTTTATATGCAAGAAGTATTGCAAATAGTTCTTCTAAACTTGTAGTAGTTGACGCAACTCAATCAGGAGAGGTGTTCTTTGCCTTGGTAGCAGAAATTATATTTTTAAGTGCTCCTATGCCAACTACTTTAAGTTTTATTGGAATATTTTTAACTATTTTTGGATTAATTCTTTTAGTAAAATTTGGAAAATAA